The following proteins come from a genomic window of Pseudomonas sp. MAG733B:
- a CDS encoding CheR family methyltransferase — MPSNVKRSTNVPQRKELVPSTLPFPVVGIGASAGGLQAVKSFFEHMPNDNGMAFVIIFHLSPDYPSQVDRIIQEVTKMPVRQVTETLSIEKNTVYVISPAHNLIMNDGYLSVTPSDRPPGMHVAIDLFFRDLADVHKERAFCLILSGTGSDGAVGLSRIKEQGGITLVQTPEDAEYDGMPRAAINTRMVDLVLPVVEMPQKLLELWRNSKSITLPTANDPEIKTTPPASERDAAIAEQQLQDILIQLRNGTGHDFKHYKRATVLRRIERRLQVTAQPDLGTYYDYLQAHPEETKALLGDMLIGVTNFFRDREAFEALERDVIPDLVKALQDTLPHRDEIRVWSAGCSTGEEAYSLAILLTEQMALEASQAKLQVFATDIDHRAIAFGRSGVYPEAIITDVPPPRMRQYFTLENHSYRVRKEIREKVLFAKHSLLLDPPFSQLDLIVCRNLLIYLDREVQRDIMQMFHFALRPGGYLFLGSSESADGCLDLFTPVDKRNRIFRAKSVSSSPRRAPTLPRGGYARTTAALRPLEPAVARKVSFADIHLRALEKAAPPSIIVDASANILHMSEGAGRFLRYVAGELSRNLLTLAHPDLRLDIRTTLYQVHQSGLPVTSRKVRIEREQRSYLVDLNVHPYKDDETDSEYTLVIFEEHEVDPQAQLDGIVSQTENQMLANLEHELQRTKLQLQETVEQSEVSSEELKASNEEMHAINEELRSATEELETSKEELQSINEELLTVNAELKAKVEETDKVNDYLTNLIASTDIATVFVDRNMRIRWFTPRATEIFSMLPVDTGRSLMDITHRLDYPEMAEDAATVFESLNMIEREVCSSDQHWYIARLLPYRSSEDHIDGTVLTFIDISKRRTAEAELRISEERMRLVAESTHDFAIIILDDHGAITDWNTGAKLIFGYAKEEVLGAYYDLIFTPEERSSGAPEIELRAAREHGRGEDERWHLRKDGSRFYCSGEVIRLEGESLKGYVKIARDLTGHKRLHEEQSQQLAETQTSSHLKDEFFAVMSHELKHPLNLIQLNAELLRRLPMTKSVSPAMKAVNTICDAVSSQARIIDDLLDVARVRTGKLKLKKQAVDLGRILQDIHTVVVNDQHPCEITLQVPQAPEPALVVDADSTRLEQIIWNLVNNALKFTPKDGRVELIAHRVEDMAQLDVVDSGIGLEQDNLHKVFDLFTQAENQHATHQREGLGIGLSLVRQLVEAHGGSVDVRSEGIGRGCTFTIRLPLCRPHQQAADQVQASGESGRLFGQKVLLVDDSRDVMEVLQMLLEMEDAHVEAFSDPLLALKAAKEGNYDVIISDIGMPIMDGHALIQAIRQIVHHKYTPAIALTGYATSSDQKKTRQSGFNYHVSKPVAHDDFIDIIDEACKTRPY, encoded by the coding sequence ATGCCGTCTAACGTGAAGCGCTCCACCAACGTCCCACAGCGCAAGGAGCTGGTACCCAGCACCCTGCCCTTCCCTGTGGTCGGCATTGGCGCTTCCGCTGGCGGCCTCCAGGCGGTGAAATCTTTTTTCGAGCACATGCCCAATGACAACGGCATGGCCTTTGTCATTATCTTTCACCTGTCGCCCGATTATCCAAGCCAAGTCGATCGGATCATTCAGGAAGTCACCAAAATGCCAGTGCGGCAGGTGACCGAGACCCTCTCCATCGAAAAGAACACCGTGTATGTCATCTCGCCGGCGCACAACTTGATAATGAACGATGGTTATCTTTCGGTAACGCCATCGGATCGGCCACCTGGCATGCATGTTGCCATCGACCTGTTCTTCCGAGACCTGGCGGATGTGCACAAGGAGCGCGCCTTCTGCCTGATACTCTCGGGCACTGGTTCCGATGGGGCGGTTGGGCTTTCACGAATTAAGGAGCAAGGCGGCATCACTCTGGTCCAGACACCGGAAGATGCCGAATACGACGGTATGCCGCGTGCTGCAATTAATACGCGGATGGTCGATCTGGTATTGCCCGTGGTGGAGATGCCGCAAAAGCTGCTGGAGCTCTGGCGTAATTCGAAGTCTATCACTTTGCCCACCGCCAACGACCCGGAAATCAAGACCACCCCTCCTGCTTCCGAACGCGATGCCGCCATCGCCGAGCAGCAGCTGCAAGACATCTTGATCCAGCTGCGCAATGGAACCGGTCACGATTTCAAACACTACAAGCGGGCCACCGTGCTGCGCCGCATCGAGCGTCGCCTGCAAGTGACCGCACAGCCGGATCTCGGCACCTATTACGATTATCTGCAAGCCCACCCCGAAGAAACCAAGGCGTTGCTGGGGGACATGCTGATCGGTGTGACCAATTTCTTTCGCGACCGCGAGGCCTTCGAGGCATTGGAACGCGATGTCATCCCCGATCTGGTTAAAGCGCTGCAAGATACTTTGCCGCATCGGGATGAAATCCGTGTCTGGTCAGCGGGCTGCTCTACCGGCGAAGAGGCCTACAGTTTGGCCATTTTGCTGACCGAGCAAATGGCCTTGGAGGCCAGCCAGGCCAAGCTGCAGGTGTTTGCCACCGACATCGATCATCGCGCGATTGCCTTTGGTCGAAGTGGCGTCTATCCCGAGGCAATCATTACCGACGTTCCGCCGCCGCGCATGCGCCAATATTTCACCCTGGAGAACCATTCCTACCGCGTGCGCAAGGAAATTCGCGAGAAAGTGCTGTTCGCCAAGCACAGCCTGTTGCTCGACCCGCCCTTCTCGCAACTCGACTTGATCGTCTGTCGTAACCTGCTGATCTACCTCGACCGCGAAGTGCAGCGCGACATCATGCAGATGTTCCACTTTGCCTTGCGCCCCGGCGGTTACCTGTTTCTCGGTTCCTCGGAATCCGCCGATGGTTGCCTGGATCTGTTTACGCCGGTGGACAAACGCAACCGCATCTTCCGCGCCAAGAGCGTGTCCAGCAGTCCCCGCCGCGCCCCCACCCTGCCGCGCGGCGGTTATGCACGTACTACGGCCGCCCTACGGCCTTTGGAGCCAGCGGTTGCTCGCAAGGTGTCGTTTGCCGACATTCACCTGCGTGCACTGGAGAAGGCTGCGCCGCCGAGCATCATCGTCGACGCCAGCGCCAACATACTGCACATGAGTGAAGGCGCCGGGCGTTTTCTGCGCTACGTGGCCGGTGAGCTATCACGCAACCTGTTGACCCTGGCCCACCCGGATCTGCGCCTGGACATTCGCACCACGCTGTACCAAGTACATCAGAGCGGGCTACCGGTCACCTCGCGCAAAGTCCGCATCGAGCGTGAGCAGCGCAGTTACCTGGTCGACCTGAACGTCCATCCCTACAAGGATGACGAGACTGACAGCGAATACACCCTGGTGATCTTCGAGGAACACGAGGTCGATCCTCAAGCGCAGCTTGATGGCATTGTCAGCCAGACCGAAAACCAGATGTTGGCCAACCTGGAGCATGAATTGCAGCGCACCAAGCTGCAGTTGCAGGAGACCGTCGAACAGTCGGAAGTCTCCAGTGAAGAGCTCAAGGCTTCCAATGAAGAAATGCATGCGATTAACGAAGAACTGCGCTCGGCCACCGAAGAGCTGGAAACCAGCAAGGAGGAACTGCAGTCGATCAACGAAGAGCTGCTGACCGTCAATGCCGAACTCAAGGCCAAGGTCGAAGAAACCGACAAGGTTAACGACTACCTGACCAACCTGATTGCCTCCACCGACATTGCCACCGTGTTCGTCGATCGCAACATGCGGATCCGCTGGTTTACCCCACGGGCCACCGAGATTTTCAGCATGCTGCCGGTCGATACGGGGCGTTCGCTGATGGACATCACGCATCGCCTGGACTATCCGGAGATGGCCGAGGATGCGGCGACGGTGTTCGAGTCACTGAACATGATCGAGCGGGAGGTCTGCAGCAGCGACCAGCACTGGTACATTGCCCGCTTGCTGCCTTACCGCTCCAGCGAGGATCACATCGACGGCACGGTGCTGACCTTTATCGATATCTCCAAGCGTCGCACCGCCGAGGCTGAATTGCGCATCAGTGAAGAGCGTATGCGCCTGGTGGCCGAGAGCACCCATGACTTCGCCATTATTATCCTCGATGATCACGGCGCGATCACCGACTGGAACACCGGGGCCAAGTTGATTTTTGGTTACGCCAAGGAGGAAGTTCTCGGCGCCTATTATGACTTGATCTTCACACCGGAAGAACGCAGCTCAGGTGCACCAGAAATTGAACTGCGTGCAGCTCGCGAGCATGGTCGGGGCGAAGATGAACGCTGGCACTTGCGCAAGGACGGCAGCCGTTTCTACTGCAGCGGTGAAGTTATTCGACTTGAAGGCGAGAGCCTCAAAGGTTATGTGAAGATCGCTCGCGACCTTACCGGTCACAAGCGCCTGCACGAAGAGCAAAGCCAACAGCTGGCCGAAACTCAGACCAGCAGCCACCTCAAAGACGAATTTTTCGCGGTGATGTCCCATGAGCTCAAGCACCCGCTTAACCTCATTCAACTCAACGCCGAACTGCTGCGTCGCTTGCCGATGACCAAAAGCGTCAGCCCGGCGATGAAGGCGGTCAATACCATTTGCGACGCGGTATCGAGCCAGGCGCGGATCATCGATGACCTGTTGGATGTAGCCCGGGTGCGCACTGGCAAACTCAAGCTGAAAAAACAGGCGGTGGATCTGGGACGGATTCTGCAGGACATCCACACGGTGGTGGTCAACGACCAGCATCCGTGCGAAATCACTCTGCAGGTACCACAAGCGCCGGAGCCAGCGCTGGTCGTCGACGCTGATAGCACGCGTCTGGAACAGATCATCTGGAATCTTGTGAACAATGCCCTGAAGTTCACCCCCAAAGATGGCCGCGTTGAGCTGATCGCCCACCGCGTCGAGGACATGGCGCAATTGGACGTCGTCGACAGCGGCATTGGCCTTGAACAGGACAACCTGCACAAGGTGTTCGACCTGTTTACCCAAGCAGAAAACCAGCACGCCACCCACCAGCGCGAAGGCCTAGGCATTGGCCTGTCACTGGTGCGGCAACTGGTCGAAGCCCACGGTGGCTCGGTGGATGTCCGCTCCGAAGGAATTGGTCGAGGCTGCACTTTTACCATTCGTCTGCCGCTGTGCCGTCCCCACCAGCAGGCGGCGGATCAAGTGCAGGCTTCCGGTGAATCAGGACGATTGTTTGGTCAGAAAGTATTGCTAGTGGATGACTCCCGAGACGTGATGGAAGTGTTGCAGATGTTGCTTGAAATGGAGGACGCCCACGTGGAAGCGTTCAGCGACCCGTTACTGGCGCTGAAGGCCGCGAAAGAAGGCAACTACGACGTGATCATTTCCGACATCGGCATGCCCATCATGGATGGCCACGCCTTGATCCAGGCTATTCGCCAGATCGTCCATCACAAATACACGCCGGCCATTGCGCTTACTGGTTACGCCACCAGCAGCGACCAGAAAAAAACCAGGCAATCGGGGTTCAATTACCACGTGAGCAAGCCGGTTGCCCATGATGACTTCATCGATATCATTGATGAGGCTTGCAAGACTCGGCCGTATTAG
- a CDS encoding HNH endonuclease: MNFFWVNLGATFNEVNQGEFLWAPLYSSIEGKDGTLRTRTNRHWDVVDEVLDGDIIFCVKDKQITRVAEAKADAYNAERPLSRGFHQWNKEGRRVDVTLHSTMRPVHRDEIAEEFLSRFNEHCNPAVFTKHGTINEIYMSHIGPDAGLYLLEKAGLISAFADRIVEEGSKRKISKTTREAIILARVGQGFFRTKLMKRWNCRCALTGLQNPDLLIASHIVPWNVSDNDERLDTDNGLLLATHIDRLFDSGLISFCKQGKLLISDQLGPHAQQVFGLAQYQQLADVPKGILQYLARHRARFKFDK, from the coding sequence ATGAATTTTTTCTGGGTGAACCTTGGCGCCACCTTCAACGAAGTCAATCAGGGCGAGTTCCTTTGGGCTCCCCTCTACTCATCAATTGAGGGGAAGGATGGCACGCTGAGAACCCGCACCAACCGGCACTGGGATGTGGTCGACGAGGTGCTCGACGGGGACATCATTTTCTGCGTGAAAGACAAGCAGATCACCCGAGTCGCAGAAGCGAAGGCCGACGCCTATAACGCCGAACGGCCGCTCAGCCGTGGCTTTCATCAGTGGAATAAAGAAGGACGCCGCGTCGATGTGACGCTGCACTCTACTATGCGCCCGGTACATCGCGACGAAATTGCTGAAGAGTTTTTGAGTCGTTTCAATGAGCACTGCAACCCTGCTGTTTTTACCAAGCACGGGACGATCAATGAGATTTACATGTCTCACATCGGTCCGGACGCAGGCCTCTACCTGCTGGAGAAAGCGGGGTTAATCAGTGCCTTTGCGGACCGCATTGTTGAAGAAGGTTCGAAGCGAAAGATCAGCAAGACCACCCGCGAAGCAATCATTCTCGCTCGGGTCGGCCAGGGGTTTTTCCGCACTAAGCTGATGAAGCGTTGGAATTGCCGCTGCGCCCTGACTGGCCTACAGAACCCTGACCTTCTCATTGCCTCCCACATCGTACCTTGGAACGTGTCGGACAATGATGAGCGCCTTGATACAGATAACGGCCTGCTGCTCGCTACTCATATCGATCGCTTATTCGACAGTGGACTGATCTCATTCTGCAAACAAGGAAAATTACTGATCAGTGATCAGCTCGGCCCTCATGCTCAACAGGTGTTCGGTCTGGCGCAGTATCAGCAGCTCGCTGATGTTCCGAAGGGTATTCTACAGTACCTAGCTCGCCATCGAGCACGTTTCAAGTTCGACAAGTAA
- a CDS encoding transporter substrate-binding domain-containing protein, which translates to MKKIRSTLMLGGLLALSFGAQAQESLSHLDSVIQQGQLRVCTTGDYKPYTFKAEDGEYSGIDISMARALADSLGVKVEWVPTTWKTLMPDMLAGKCDIAMGGISVTLERQKKAFFSTTLDVDGKIPLVRCENQALYQTIDQINQPSVRLVEPAGGTNEAFVHAFLPKAQLQLHDNVTIFQELLDKKADVMITDASEALYQQKQKPGLCAVNPTQYMQYGEKAYLLPRDDMTWKLYVDQWLHLAKVTGNYQKVLGQWLAVPEAK; encoded by the coding sequence ATGAAAAAAATCAGAAGCACATTGATGCTCGGCGGCCTGCTCGCCCTGTCGTTTGGCGCCCAGGCTCAGGAAAGCCTTTCGCATCTGGACAGTGTCATTCAACAAGGTCAACTGCGCGTTTGCACCACGGGTGACTACAAGCCCTACACCTTCAAAGCCGAAGACGGCGAATATTCCGGCATCGATATCTCGATGGCCCGCGCCTTGGCCGACAGTCTGGGCGTCAAGGTGGAATGGGTGCCGACCACCTGGAAAACCCTGATGCCCGACATGCTCGCGGGCAAGTGTGACATCGCTATGGGCGGCATCTCGGTCACTCTGGAACGGCAGAAAAAGGCGTTCTTCAGCACCACCCTGGACGTAGACGGCAAAATTCCGCTGGTGCGTTGCGAAAACCAGGCGCTGTACCAGACCATCGACCAGATCAACCAACCCTCGGTACGCCTGGTCGAACCGGCCGGCGGCACCAATGAAGCCTTCGTCCACGCCTTCCTGCCCAAGGCGCAATTGCAACTGCACGACAACGTGACCATTTTTCAGGAGCTGCTGGACAAGAAAGCAGACGTGATGATCACGGATGCGTCGGAAGCGCTGTACCAGCAGAAGCAAAAACCCGGGCTGTGCGCAGTCAATCCGACGCAATACATGCAATACGGCGAGAAGGCCTATCTGCTGCCTCGGGATGACATGACCTGGAAGTTGTATGTCGATCAGTGGCTGCACTTGGCCAAAGTGACGGGTAACTACCAGAAAGTGCTGGGGCAGTGGTTGGCGGTGCCTGAAGCTAAATAA
- the copD gene encoding copper homeostasis membrane protein CopD — translation MSDSANIVLRFALYVDLMLLFGVALFGLYSLRGQERVSGVVLPFRSLLVAMTVLATVLSVVGMLLMVSNMSGESNLAELGPHIEMMVSETDAGSAWTIRIIALLVAGLAMLMHPRAPTAGLALTVLAGGVALASLAWTGHGAMDEGIWHFTADILHLLAAGAWLGALVAFALMSQTNVLQTEKHIRLLARAASRFETVGALIVAVIAVTGVVNYLFIAGPKVDEVFLSSYGILLFIKVALFAGMLVLAALNRFHLGPFLERSLRDGQHRVAANALRRSVMMELVAAVLIVGLVAWLGTLSPEMDGQ, via the coding sequence ATGAGCGACTCGGCCAACATCGTCCTGCGATTTGCGTTGTATGTGGATTTGATGCTGTTGTTTGGCGTGGCGTTGTTTGGGCTGTACAGCCTCAGAGGGCAGGAGCGGGTTTCAGGGGTGGTGCTGCCGTTTCGATCATTGCTGGTGGCGATGACCGTGCTCGCAACGGTGCTTTCCGTCGTTGGCATGCTGCTGATGGTCAGCAACATGAGCGGCGAGTCGAACCTTGCCGAGCTGGGTCCGCATATTGAAATGATGGTGTCGGAAACGGACGCAGGCTCGGCCTGGACGATTCGGATCATCGCGCTGCTCGTCGCCGGTCTGGCGATGCTGATGCACCCTCGCGCACCGACTGCTGGTTTGGCGCTGACGGTGCTTGCAGGCGGTGTCGCCCTCGCCTCTCTGGCGTGGACTGGCCATGGTGCAATGGATGAAGGCATCTGGCATTTCACCGCGGACATTTTGCACCTGCTGGCCGCGGGCGCCTGGCTGGGTGCGCTGGTCGCGTTTGCCTTGATGTCACAAACCAACGTCTTGCAAACCGAAAAGCACATCCGTCTGTTGGCCCGTGCCGCCAGCCGGTTTGAAACAGTGGGCGCACTGATTGTGGCGGTCATCGCAGTGACCGGAGTTGTGAACTACCTCTTCATCGCCGGGCCGAAAGTCGACGAAGTCTTTCTCAGTTCCTACGGCATCTTGCTATTTATCAAAGTCGCGCTGTTTGCCGGCATGCTCGTACTCGCCGCGCTGAATCGCTTCCACTTGGGACCGTTTCTGGAGCGATCATTGCGCGATGGTCAACACCGAGTCGCGGCAAATGCGTTACGTCGCAGCGTGATGATGGAACTGGTTGCAGCGGTTTTGATTGTCGGATTGGTGGCGTGGCTGGGGACACTAAGTCCGGAGATGGACGGACAGTAG
- the copC gene encoding copper homeostasis periplasmic binding protein CopC — protein MRTIKITVIAVLLSTGLLLSGLAQAHPKLLSSNPTEGAQGAAPGTIELHFSENLVTQFSGAKLVMTEMPGMAHSPMPMKAKVSGGSDPKTMLITPLSPLPAGTYKVEWRAVSSDTHPITGNVTFKVK, from the coding sequence ATGCGCACCATCAAAATCACGGTTATAGCTGTGTTGTTGTCTACCGGGCTGCTGCTGAGCGGTCTCGCTCAAGCCCATCCGAAGCTGCTGTCCTCCAACCCCACCGAAGGTGCGCAGGGTGCAGCACCGGGCACCATCGAACTGCACTTTTCCGAAAACCTGGTGACGCAATTTTCCGGCGCAAAACTGGTCATGACCGAAATGCCCGGCATGGCCCACTCGCCCATGCCCATGAAAGCCAAAGTCAGCGGCGGCAGCGACCCGAAAACCATGCTCATCACCCCGCTATCGCCTCTGCCCGCCGGCACCTACAAAGTGGAGTGGCGCGCCGTGTCGTCGGACACCCACCCGATCACCGGCAACGTTACTTTCAAAGTGAAGTGA
- a CDS encoding copper resistance protein B, with translation MIRLTPFAMALLTGLPFSFAIAATDDMQGMDHSQMTGMDHGQMQSMDEGQMQPAAPTESRTPIPPLTHADRAAVYVDPAGHRVHDSALNSFFLADKLEWQDADDGSTLAWDLSGWIGGDIDRLWMRSEGERTNGKTEDAEIQALWGHAISPWWDVVSGIRQDFKPGAPQTWAALGVQGMALYNFEAEATAFIGEGGQSAARLEGDYDILLTNRLILQPTAELNFYGKNDPQRGIGSGLSNSEAGLRLRYEIRREFAPYIGVTWNRTYGKTADYAAAEGEDRSEARLVLGVRMWF, from the coding sequence ATGATCAGACTCACCCCTTTTGCCATGGCCCTCCTCACCGGCCTGCCGTTTTCTTTCGCCATCGCAGCCACTGACGACATGCAGGGCATGGATCACAGCCAGATGACTGGAATGGACCATGGCCAGATGCAAAGCATGGACGAAGGCCAGATGCAGCCCGCGGCGCCGACTGAAAGTCGTACGCCAATTCCCCCATTGACCCATGCGGACCGAGCCGCGGTGTATGTCGACCCGGCCGGGCATCGTGTGCATGACAGCGCACTCAACTCATTCTTCCTCGCCGACAAACTCGAATGGCAGGACGCCGACGACGGCAGCACCCTGGCCTGGGATTTGTCCGGCTGGATCGGCGGCGACATCGATCGCCTGTGGATGCGCTCCGAAGGCGAGCGCACCAACGGCAAGACTGAAGACGCCGAAATCCAGGCTCTGTGGGGCCACGCAATCAGCCCATGGTGGGACGTGGTCAGCGGCATACGTCAGGACTTCAAACCCGGCGCACCGCAAACCTGGGCGGCGCTCGGCGTGCAAGGCATGGCGCTGTACAACTTCGAAGCCGAGGCCACGGCCTTCATCGGCGAAGGGGGCCAGAGCGCTGCGCGACTGGAGGGTGACTACGACATCCTGCTGACCAACCGACTCATCCTGCAGCCCACCGCCGAGCTCAACTTCTACGGCAAAAACGATCCACAACGGGGGATCGGCTCCGGCCTGTCCAACAGCGAAGCCGGCCTGCGCCTGCGCTACGAAATCCGCCGGGAATTTGCGCCGTACATTGGCGTGACCTGGAACCGCACCTACGGCAAAACCGCCGATTACGCCGCCGCAGAAGGCGAGGACCGCAGCGAAGCGCGCCTGGTTCTCGGCGTGCGAATGTGGTTCTGA
- a CDS encoding copper resistance system multicopper oxidase, whose protein sequence is MHSNTSRRTFVKGLAAGGLLGGLGLWRPPVWAVNSPGQPQVLTGSDFELFIGETPVNFTGKPRTAMTINGSLPGPLLRWREGDTVTLRVKNALKDSTSIHWHGILLPANMDGVPGLSFQGIEPGGQYVYQFKVRQNGTYWYHSHSGLQEQAGVYGPLVIDAREPEPFQYDREYVVMLTDWTDEDPASLMKTLKKQSDYYNYNKRTVGDFIDDVSEKGWGATVADRKMWAEMKMNPTDLADVSGATYTYLMNGQAPDANWTGVFRPGEKLRLRFINGSAMTYFDVRIPGLKMTVVAADGLHVKPVSVDEFRIAVAETFDVIVEPSEAAYTLFAQTMDRTGYARGTLALGSGLSAPVPPLDPRPLVTMDDMGMGGMDHGSMAGMDHSNMTMPGMQSHPDSENDNPLVDMQAMSTSPKLDDPGLGLRNNGRRVLTYSDLRSTFDDPDGREPGRTLELHLTGHMEKFAWSFNGIKFSDAEPLRLKYGERVRVVLVNDTMMTHPIHLHGMWSDLEDENGDFMVRKHTIDMPPGSRRSYRVTADALGRWAYHCHLLYHMEMGMFREVRVEE, encoded by the coding sequence ATGCACTCCAACACTTCACGACGCACCTTCGTCAAAGGCCTGGCCGCCGGCGGCTTGCTGGGCGGCCTCGGGTTATGGCGACCGCCGGTCTGGGCCGTCAACAGCCCCGGCCAACCGCAAGTGCTGACGGGCAGCGACTTCGAGCTGTTCATCGGTGAAACCCCGGTCAACTTCACCGGTAAACCACGCACTGCGATGACCATCAATGGCAGCCTTCCCGGCCCGCTCCTGCGCTGGCGCGAAGGTGACACCGTCACGCTGCGGGTAAAGAACGCACTCAAGGACAGCACCTCCATTCACTGGCACGGCATTCTGCTGCCGGCAAACATGGACGGTGTTCCGGGCTTGAGTTTCCAAGGCATCGAGCCGGGCGGCCAGTACGTCTACCAATTCAAGGTCCGGCAAAACGGCACCTACTGGTATCACAGCCATTCGGGGTTGCAGGAACAGGCCGGCGTCTACGGGCCGCTGGTGATCGACGCCAGGGAACCGGAGCCGTTCCAGTACGACCGCGAGTACGTGGTGATGCTCACCGACTGGACCGACGAAGATCCGGCCAGCCTGATGAAGACCCTGAAAAAACAGTCCGATTACTACAACTACAACAAGCGCACCGTGGGCGATTTCATCGACGACGTCAGCGAGAAAGGCTGGGGCGCGACAGTGGCTGATCGCAAGATGTGGGCAGAAATGAAGATGAATCCCACCGACCTGGCCGATGTCAGCGGCGCCACCTACACCTACTTGATGAACGGCCAGGCGCCGGACGCCAACTGGACCGGCGTGTTCCGCCCCGGTGAAAAGCTGCGTCTGCGCTTCATCAACGGCTCGGCCATGACTTACTTCGATGTGCGCATTCCGGGCCTGAAAATGACCGTGGTCGCCGCCGATGGCCTGCACGTCAAACCGGTGAGCGTCGACGAATTCCGAATCGCCGTGGCGGAAACCTTCGACGTGATTGTCGAGCCTAGTGAAGCGGCTTACACCCTGTTCGCCCAAACGATGGACCGCACCGGTTATGCCCGCGGCACTCTCGCGTTGGGATCCGGATTGTCGGCGCCAGTGCCACCGCTGGACCCGCGTCCGCTGGTCACCATGGATGACATGGGTATGGGCGGCATGGATCACGGCAGCATGGCCGGCATGGACCATAGCAACATGACCATGCCCGGCATGCAGTCCCATCCCGATTCGGAAAACGACAACCCGCTGGTAGACATGCAAGCCATGTCCACCTCACCCAAACTCGACGACCCCGGCCTCGGCCTGCGCAACAACGGCCGCCGAGTTCTGACCTACTCCGACCTGCGCAGCACCTTCGACGACCCGGACGGTCGCGAACCGGGCCGCACACTCGAACTGCACCTCACCGGCCACATGGAGAAATTCGCCTGGTCGTTCAACGGCATTAAGTTCTCCGACGCCGAGCCGCTGCGCCTCAAGTATGGCGAGCGCGTCCGCGTGGTGCTGGTGAACGACACGATGATGACGCACCCCATTCATCTGCACGGCATGTGGAGCGATCTCGAAGACGAGAACGGCGACTTCATGGTGCGCAAACACACCATCGACATGCCACCGGGCTCGCGCCGCAGTTATCGGGTTACCGCCGACGCGCTCGGTCGCTGGGCCTATCACTGCCATCTCCTGTACCACATGGAAATGGGCATGTTCCGTGAAGTTCGCGTGGAAGAATGA
- a CDS encoding murein L,D-transpeptidase catalytic domain family protein, whose protein sequence is MPLQRFGFLLTALLLTSVCIPAAYADSLEVALAKAAPKANAKVIALAVRATQCTRAQGAVPAQRLAVIDYSLPSTEQRLWVFDLKKRKLLFHELVAHGRNSGENMATWFSNQNESFATSIGLFRTQESYRGQNGYSLRMEGLEPGFNDNAFDRAIVIHGAPYVSPVLARANGRIGRSLGCPAVRPAIAHRLIDSMKDGQLLFSYYPDQRWLKSSSYINCGGGTVASSDKPTKRQ, encoded by the coding sequence ATGCCGTTACAACGCTTTGGCTTTCTACTTACAGCGCTGCTGTTGACGTCGGTCTGCATACCCGCAGCGTACGCCGATTCGCTGGAAGTCGCGCTGGCCAAAGCCGCTCCAAAAGCCAATGCAAAAGTCATCGCCCTGGCTGTACGCGCCACCCAGTGCACTCGCGCCCAAGGCGCAGTCCCGGCACAGAGACTAGCAGTGATCGATTATTCCCTGCCCTCGACTGAACAACGGCTGTGGGTTTTCGACCTGAAAAAGCGCAAATTGCTCTTTCACGAACTCGTCGCCCATGGCCGCAACAGCGGCGAAAACATGGCCACCTGGTTCTCCAACCAGAACGAAAGTTTCGCCACCAGTATCGGTTTGTTCCGCACGCAAGAAAGCTACCGCGGCCAGAACGGCTATTCATTGCGCATGGAAGGCCTGGAGCCGGGCTTCAACGATAACGCTTTTGACCGGGCAATCGTCATTCACGGTGCACCGTACGTCAGTCCCGTCCTCGCCCGCGCCAACGGCCGTATCGGCAGAAGCCTCGGCTGCCCGGCGGTCCGGCCGGCGATTGCTCATCGCCTGATCGACTCGATGAAGGATGGCCAACTGCTGTTTTCCTACTATCCGGATCAGCGCTGGCTGAAGTCGTCTTCGTACATTAATTGCGGTGGCGGCACCGTGGCGTCGTCCGATAAGCCTACTAAACGCCAGTAA